Proteins from a genomic interval of Spiroplasma diminutum CUAS-1:
- a CDS encoding DNA translocase FtsK has translation MNNFNGLNNDNDNDNDNDRTTAFTIQKKQRKVDSVSWIVGALLLFFLNLMALGRITIVGQFLDDVIFNLPFGWFKYFLYILFFIIDFAIYFGIKFKPKKRFIAMIVLTWVVLCWIISSILFIVAYHTKTTDFEIANIWSKTILKDSLNSYLSNWKNNSLWGPDSGTIWMAEPHTYFTTWAGGGLIGTILTGISAYASIYFGLIIAILFFSLDMIWIFTGDAFYFLKPKSKRKGKRLRILSLKNNKNISFNSKQKPKREKRVKSIFNIINIEDDKTFDERDILSSVKESDMTIELPSFNRHNDRNIYEEVNSDFYNDDFSNINLENYNSNQNYKQDYIEPVQSLNRVIDYNLDQVKQEAYYQAETNVKEESTFVPRREIKEVDYEIPLPYESKYGQVSTEQARKELAKETNITPFGANGKTHELFRNKTDKEKKQEDLNGQITLDHFINETKKEKEQAKKLIEDYGDYTSPMQTNLARNILFTSNNYQTRNNYNQTIEIDKNKAIEKEQYVNDSYELPSIDILKKIEMNTKDQEEIKRAANEKAERINETFKQFGVKASVNHMNIGPSVVKFEIQPEPGTKVNSIISLENDLKLALASQNVRIEAPIQGKAAVGIEVPNEKSEVVPMRGVIENTPMIKMSNKLFFAIGKTVTGDLLFGELDKMPHLLVAGSTGSGKSVMINGIISSILMRAKPHEVKFLMIDPKKVELSIYSSIPHLLAPVISDMNLASNALKRVINEMERRYALFTSFGVKNIAGFNAKQTSQSAKLPYFVIIIDELADLMMTSNKKDVEESIMRLTQLSRAAGIHLIVATQRPSTDVITGVIKSNIPVRIAFSVASSIDSRTILDSNGAEKLIGKGDLLYTIPGSTSLVRAQGAYISDEEIEKLVKHCSSQQQQIFEAEFLKEEDETYTVSMGAGNDSMFDEIKNYVIRTQKASTSLIQRKFSIGYNRAARIIDELEESGIIGPQNGSKPREVYIKNEDIY, from the coding sequence ATGAATAATTTTAATGGGCTAAATAATGATAATGATAATGATAATGATAATGATCGTACAACCGCTTTTACTATTCAAAAGAAACAAAGAAAAGTTGATTCAGTTTCTTGAATAGTTGGAGCATTATTATTATTTTTCTTAAATTTAATGGCATTGGGAAGAATTACAATTGTAGGGCAATTCTTGGATGATGTTATTTTTAATTTACCATTTGGTTGATTTAAATATTTTTTATATATACTATTTTTTATTATCGACTTTGCAATTTATTTTGGAATTAAATTCAAACCAAAAAAAAGATTTATTGCAATGATAGTACTTACTTGAGTAGTTTTATGTTGAATAATAAGTTCTATTTTATTTATTGTTGCTTATCATACAAAAACTACTGATTTTGAAATAGCAAATATATGATCAAAAACTATTTTAAAAGATTCTTTAAATTCATATTTATCAAATTGAAAAAATAATTCACTTTGAGGTCCAGATAGCGGAACTATTTGAATGGCCGAACCTCATACTTATTTCACAACATGAGCTGGTGGTGGTTTAATTGGAACAATTCTTACTGGAATATCAGCATATGCTTCAATTTATTTTGGTCTTATAATTGCAATATTATTCTTTTCATTAGATATGATTTGAATTTTTACTGGAGATGCTTTTTATTTTTTAAAACCAAAATCAAAAAGAAAAGGTAAAAGACTTAGAATTCTTTCTTTAAAAAATAATAAGAATATTTCTTTCAATTCCAAACAAAAGCCAAAAAGAGAAAAAAGAGTTAAAAGTATTTTTAATATTATAAATATTGAAGATGATAAAACTTTTGATGAAAGAGATATTTTATCTTCAGTAAAGGAATCAGATATGACTATTGAACTTCCAAGTTTTAATAGACATAATGATAGAAATATCTATGAAGAAGTAAATTCTGATTTTTATAATGATGATTTTTCAAATATTAATTTAGAAAATTATAATTCAAATCAAAATTATAAACAAGATTATATAGAACCAGTTCAAAGTCTAAATAGAGTTATTGATTATAATTTAGACCAAGTGAAACAAGAAGCATATTACCAAGCAGAGACAAATGTAAAGGAAGAATCAACTTTTGTTCCAAGAAGAGAAATTAAAGAAGTTGATTATGAAATACCACTTCCATATGAATCAAAATATGGTCAGGTTTCAACTGAACAAGCAAGAAAAGAATTGGCAAAAGAAACTAATATTACACCATTTGGTGCAAATGGAAAAACTCATGAATTATTTAGAAATAAAACTGATAAAGAGAAAAAGCAAGAAGATCTGAATGGTCAAATAACATTAGATCACTTTATTAATGAAACAAAAAAAGAAAAAGAACAAGCAAAAAAATTAATTGAAGATTATGGCGACTATACTTCTCCAATGCAAACAAATTTAGCAAGAAATATTTTATTTACTTCAAATAATTATCAAACAAGAAATAATTATAATCAAACAATTGAGATTGATAAAAATAAGGCAATTGAAAAAGAACAATATGTTAATGATTCATATGAATTGCCATCAATTGATATACTTAAAAAAATTGAAATGAATACAAAGGACCAAGAAGAAATTAAAAGAGCTGCAAATGAAAAAGCAGAAAGAATTAATGAAACATTCAAACAATTTGGTGTAAAGGCAAGTGTTAATCATATGAATATTGGTCCAAGTGTTGTTAAATTTGAAATTCAACCAGAACCAGGAACAAAAGTTAATAGTATTATTTCATTAGAAAATGATTTAAAACTTGCATTAGCAAGTCAAAATGTTAGAATTGAAGCTCCAATTCAAGGTAAAGCTGCAGTAGGAATTGAAGTTCCAAATGAAAAATCTGAAGTAGTTCCAATGAGAGGGGTAATTGAAAATACTCCAATGATAAAAATGAGTAATAAATTATTTTTTGCAATTGGAAAGACAGTTACAGGTGATTTATTATTTGGTGAGTTGGATAAAATGCCACATCTATTAGTTGCAGGTTCAACTGGTAGTGGTAAATCTGTAATGATAAATGGTATTATTTCATCAATATTAATGAGAGCAAAACCTCATGAGGTTAAATTCTTAATGATTGATCCAAAAAAAGTTGAATTGTCAATTTATTCATCAATCCCTCACTTACTTGCTCCTGTAATTAGTGATATGAACTTAGCAAGTAATGCTCTTAAAAGAGTAATTAATGAAATGGAAAGAAGATATGCTCTGTTTACATCATTTGGTGTAAAAAATATTGCTGGATTTAATGCTAAACAAACTTCACAATCAGCTAAATTACCGTATTTCGTAATTATTATTGATGAATTAGCTGACTTAATGATGACTTCAAATAAGAAAGATGTTGAAGAATCAATTATGAGACTTACTCAATTATCTCGTGCCGCAGGAATTCATTTAATTGTTGCAACTCAAAGACCATCAACTGATGTTATTACAGGAGTTATTAAATCAAATATACCAGTAAGAATTGCTTTCTCAGTTGCATCCTCAATTGATTCAAGAACTATTCTTGATTCAAATGGTGCTGAAAAACTAATTGGAAAAGGTGATTTATTATACACAATTCCTGGAAGTACATCATTGGTAAGAGCTCAAGGAGCATATATTAGTGATGAAGAAATTGAAAAGTTAGTAAAACACTGTTCAAGCCAACAACAACAAATTTTTGAAGCAGAATTCTTAAAAGAGGAAGACGAAACATATACAGTATCAATGGGTGCTGGAAATGATTCAATGTTTGATGAAATCAAAAATTATGTAATTAGAACACAAAAAGCGTCAACAAGTTTAATTCAAAGAAAATTTAGTATTGGTTATAATAGAGCAGCTAGAATTATTGATGAACTTGAAGAAAGCGGAATAATTGGACCACAGAATGGTTCGAAACCAAGAGAAGTTTATATTAAAAATGAAGATATTTATTAA
- the uvrC gene encoding excinuclease ABC subunit UvrC — protein sequence MENIVKNLPEKPGCYLYKNKDNKIIYVGKAKNLKKRVSSYFNKAHNFKTTQLVRDIVDIETIITENEKESLILEQNLIKKYRPRYNIVLNDDKKYPYIAITKEKDPQYLYTRNYDNKSQISFGPLPDGTNARNILKTLERIYPLRRCKGNLGKPCIHFHIDQCSGACFKNVESIYYENQIENVKNFFNRTNDDFKNKLEEKMFIASDNLQFEEAQRIKDIINHLNFSAVEQFVDFNDNLNRDVFNYYSTEEYICFVVLFYRSGKLILKDQIIIKNKVEDIDSLFENFIMQIYSKNMLPDYIVIPQNLRNTNLNLLFKDKIAYGVDEASLRILELAKNNATEYIRQEELYKNQKSISKEELLNKLQKVLKLPKYPYHIEMFDVANILDEFVTGAMVVFKGGQPSFNDFRKYNIIIEEKGDFQRMQNMVYRRYQKDIAENNNLPDLIIMDGGKIQVHAAKSQLDILDLNIPVIGLVKNDKHKTEYIFDLGENEIILDKTNEVFRFLESIQNRVHNYAISSFRKKHAKSFTKDDLSSIKGVGEKMIIKINKSYPSRIDFYNASDEDILKIVKKEDILIAIREIKNKIDNKK from the coding sequence ATGGAAAATATAGTTAAAAATTTACCTGAGAAACCTGGGTGCTATTTGTATAAGAATAAAGATAATAAAATTATCTATGTTGGAAAAGCAAAAAACCTTAAAAAAAGAGTTTCAAGTTATTTTAATAAAGCTCATAATTTTAAAACTACTCAACTGGTAAGAGATATTGTTGATATAGAAACTATAATTACAGAAAATGAAAAAGAATCTTTAATATTAGAACAAAACTTAATTAAAAAATATAGACCAAGATATAATATTGTTTTAAATGATGATAAAAAATATCCATATATCGCTATTACAAAAGAAAAAGATCCCCAATACTTATATACAAGAAATTACGATAATAAAAGTCAAATCTCTTTTGGTCCATTACCTGATGGAACAAATGCAAGAAATATTTTAAAAACTTTAGAAAGAATTTATCCTTTGAGAAGATGTAAAGGAAATTTAGGAAAACCATGTATTCATTTTCATATTGATCAATGTTCAGGAGCTTGTTTCAAAAATGTTGAATCTATTTATTATGAAAATCAGATTGAAAATGTTAAAAACTTCTTTAATAGAACAAATGATGACTTTAAAAATAAATTAGAAGAAAAAATGTTTATAGCTTCAGATAATCTCCAATTTGAAGAGGCACAGAGAATAAAAGATATAATCAATCATTTAAATTTCTCTGCTGTTGAACAATTTGTAGATTTTAATGATAATTTAAATAGAGATGTATTTAATTATTATTCAACAGAAGAATATATATGTTTTGTAGTCTTGTTTTATAGAAGTGGAAAACTTATATTAAAAGATCAAATAATTATAAAAAATAAAGTAGAAGATATTGATTCTCTTTTTGAAAATTTTATTATGCAAATATACTCAAAAAATATGTTGCCCGATTATATAGTGATTCCTCAAAATTTAAGAAATACAAATTTAAATTTATTATTTAAAGATAAAATAGCTTATGGAGTTGATGAAGCAAGTTTAAGAATTCTTGAACTTGCAAAAAATAATGCTACTGAATATATTAGACAAGAAGAATTATATAAGAATCAAAAATCTATTAGTAAAGAAGAACTATTAAATAAATTACAAAAAGTTTTAAAATTACCAAAATATCCATATCATATTGAAATGTTTGATGTAGCAAATATATTAGATGAATTTGTAACTGGAGCAATGGTTGTATTTAAAGGTGGTCAGCCAAGTTTTAATGATTTTAGAAAATACAATATTATTATTGAAGAGAAGGGCGACTTTCAAAGAATGCAGAACATGGTTTACAGAAGATATCAAAAAGATATTGCTGAAAACAATAATTTACCAGATTTAATAATTATGGATGGTGGAAAAATTCAAGTACATGCTGCAAAATCTCAATTAGATATTTTGGACTTAAACATACCAGTTATAGGTCTTGTTAAAAATGATAAACATAAAACAGAATACATTTTTGATCTAGGTGAAAATGAGATTATTTTAGATAAAACAAATGAGGTTTTTAGATTTTTAGAATCAATTCAAAATAGAGTACACAACTATGCTATTTCAAGTTTTAGAAAAAAACATGCTAAATCATTTACTAAAGATGATCTTTCTTCAATAAAAGGTGTTGGAGAAAAAATGATTATTAAGATTAATAAAAGTTATCCTTCAAGAATTGATTTTTATAACGCAAGTGATGAAGATATTCTTAAAATAGTTAAAAAAGAAGATATATTGATTGCAATAAGGGAAATTAAAAACAAAATTGATAATAAAAAATAA
- the greA gene encoding transcription elongation factor GreA — protein sequence MTDKDIILTAEGLQELKDELTHLINNVRPQVIEELVEARAQGDLSENADYDAARNRQAEVEARIKEVEAMLSKAKIIEDSNSKNKEVKIGTSVTFTSQKTKKDMTVKIVGAIEADPFENKISNESPLAKAMLGKVVGDSMEVRELKEPYKITIKEIK from the coding sequence ATGACAGATAAAGATATTATTTTAACAGCTGAGGGGCTGCAAGAATTAAAAGATGAATTAACACATTTAATAAACAATGTTCGTCCTCAAGTTATTGAAGAACTTGTTGAAGCTCGTGCACAAGGAGATTTATCAGAAAACGCCGATTATGATGCTGCAAGAAATAGACAAGCAGAAGTTGAAGCAAGAATTAAAGAAGTAGAAGCTATGCTTTCTAAAGCAAAAATTATTGAAGATTCTAATTCAAAAAATAAGGAAGTTAAAATTGGAACTTCTGTTACTTTTACAAGTCAAAAAACTAAAAAAGATATGACTGTGAAAATTGTTGGAGCTATTGAAGCAGATCCATTTGAAAATAAAATTTCAAATGAGTCTCCATTAGCAAAAGCTATGTTAGGAAAAGTAGTTGGAGATTCAATGGAAGTCAGAGAACTAAAAGAACCTTATAAAATAACAATTAAAGAAATTAAATAA
- the rsmI gene encoding 16S rRNA (cytidine(1402)-2'-O)-methyltransferase — translation MLKNQNTFKNNLSTIYLIGTPIGNLEDISKRVIDTFQLADVIYCEDTRVSLKLFEKLKINKKLKALHKFNEYSISESFIEDITKYKNIAIISDAGVPCISDPGAIVIQQVLQSNVEVNITSINCGPAYIHALAASGFTSKRNSFLGFLDKKNIEKELKEVLELTSKTDSAICFYESVHRIQSTLNQLSLLISKETKIILARELTKLNEQYLRGTIEEICDFINNDNLTLKGEFCVIIDSNYSLTNEVKIDMNNIIDEIQSLINKKISKKDAIKTVSKKYNINKNELTKYFYK, via the coding sequence ATGTTAAAAAATCAAAATACATTTAAAAATAACTTATCAACAATTTATTTGATAGGTACTCCTATTGGTAATTTGGAAGATATTTCAAAAAGAGTAATTGATACTTTTCAATTAGCTGATGTAATTTATTGTGAAGATACTAGAGTTAGTTTAAAATTATTTGAAAAACTTAAAATAAATAAAAAATTAAAAGCACTTCATAAATTTAATGAATATTCTATAAGTGAAAGTTTCATTGAAGATATTACTAAATACAAAAATATAGCAATAATAAGTGATGCAGGAGTTCCTTGTATTAGTGATCCAGGAGCAATAGTCATTCAACAAGTTCTACAAAGCAATGTAGAAGTAAATATTACATCTATAAATTGTGGTCCTGCATATATTCATGCATTGGCTGCATCAGGGTTTACTTCAAAAAGAAATAGTTTTTTAGGATTTTTAGATAAAAAGAATATTGAAAAAGAATTAAAGGAAGTTTTAGAATTAACTTCTAAAACAGATAGTGCAATCTGTTTTTATGAATCTGTTCATAGAATTCAATCAACTTTAAATCAATTATCATTGTTGATTTCAAAAGAAACTAAAATCATTCTTGCAAGAGAGCTTACAAAACTAAATGAACAATATTTAAGAGGAACTATTGAAGAAATATGTGATTTTATTAATAATGATAATTTAACTTTGAAAGGTGAATTCTGTGTAATTATTGATTCAAATTATTCTTTAACAAATGAAGTAAAGATAGATATGAATAATATAATAGATGAAATCCAAAGCTTAATTAATAAAAAAATAAGTAAAAAGGACGCAATTAAGACTGTATCAAAAAAATATAATATTAATAAAAATGAATTAACTAAATATTTTTATAAATAA
- a CDS encoding ribosomal-processing cysteine protease Prp, whose product MVKAKIVQKDNKINSFVINGHANSGDYGHDLVCAGITAIVSGSLNALDIKFQNNIEINVSENEIKINVIKENELLNNLLEFMIIQLETIEVQYPKNFKIERMF is encoded by the coding sequence ATGGTAAAGGCTAAAATTGTCCAAAAGGACAATAAAATAAATTCATTTGTAATAAATGGACATGCTAATTCAGGTGATTATGGTCATGATTTAGTATGTGCTGGAATTACAGCTATAGTTTCTGGATCATTAAATGCATTAGATATTAAATTTCAAAATAATATTGAAATTAATGTTAGCGAAAATGAAATAAAAATTAATGTTATAAAAGAAAATGAATTATTAAATAATTTATTAGAATTTATGATTATTCAATTAGAAACTATTGAGGTTCAATACCCAAAGAATTTTAAAATAGAAAGGATGTTTTAA
- the rpmA gene encoding 50S ribosomal protein L27, which translates to MRFLLGLQYFASKKGVGSTKNGRDSESKRLGAKKADGQFANAGSIIFRQRGTKIHPGANVGRGGDDTLFALVSGIVKYQRFGKNRTRAIVIPQESK; encoded by the coding sequence ATGCGTTTCTTATTAGGATTACAATATTTTGCTTCTAAAAAAGGGGTTGGGTCAACTAAAAACGGACGTGACTCAGAATCAAAACGTTTAGGAGCTAAAAAAGCAGATGGGCAATTTGCCAATGCTGGTTCAATTATTTTCAGACAAAGAGGAACAAAAATCCATCCAGGTGCAAATGTTGGACGTGGTGGAGATGATACATTATTCGCTTTAGTATCAGGTATAGTTAAATACCAAAGATTTGGTAAAAACAGAACTAGAGCAATAGTTATTCCACAAGAATCTAAATAA
- a CDS encoding J domain-containing protein: MLFWLSIILLLCCMLMLVIYYGVKLKKTNNDKNDKGNIKRDLDKFKVIFQSNSNKKVLIEKMDIKESFNRFPFLSEFKEIEKKYPSEILINSLKHVEKSFYNYWASKEFDFFIIFENLSKNNYVIFSSESLIKIYNEFSTETFQIYKKTFINEVIPAIIYKYENKSYNLIDPQNLNEYIDEIFIDFSKAIDKLIETIDLTIHKGKSNSEHAKSVVQNDSALIKAYRTLEVSPMDSNEEIKKSYLKLAKLYHPDKNKKDFAKQKMVEINDAYDVILKDRKIK; this comes from the coding sequence ATGTTATTTTGATTATCAATAATTTTACTTCTATGTTGCATGCTAATGCTTGTAATTTACTATGGTGTAAAATTAAAAAAGACTAACAATGATAAAAATGATAAAGGTAATATAAAGCGAGATTTAGATAAATTCAAAGTTATTTTTCAATCAAATAGTAATAAAAAGGTATTAATTGAAAAAATGGATATTAAAGAATCATTTAATAGATTTCCATTTTTAAGTGAATTTAAAGAAATTGAAAAGAAATACCCAAGCGAAATACTTATTAATTCTTTAAAACATGTTGAAAAAAGTTTTTATAATTATTGAGCAAGTAAAGAATTTGATTTTTTTATTATTTTTGAAAATTTATCAAAAAATAATTATGTGATTTTTTCTTCTGAAAGTTTAATAAAAATTTATAATGAATTTTCAACTGAAACTTTTCAAATTTATAAAAAAACTTTTATAAATGAAGTAATACCAGCAATAATATATAAATATGAAAATAAATCATATAATTTAATTGATCCACAAAATTTAAATGAATATATTGATGAAATTTTTATAGATTTCTCAAAGGCTATTGATAAGTTAATTGAAACAATTGATTTAACGATACATAAAGGAAAGAGTAATTCAGAACATGCAAAATCAGTTGTTCAAAATGACTCAGCTTTGATAAAAGCATACAGAACTCTTGAAGTTTCTCCAATGGATTCGAATGAAGAAATTAAAAAATCATATTTAAAACTTGCAAAACTATATCATCCAGATAAAAATAAAAAGGATTTTGCAAAGCAAAAAATGGTTGAAATAAATGATGCATATGATGTAATTTTAAAAGATAGAAAGATAAAATAG